The nucleotide sequence TTATTCCCAAAGTAGAGTTTTGAAGGTATGATCTCATAAGTATAAATcatacaattaactttagacgtctaaagaatGGATCTTCAAGTCCATTTTATGAGCATATGCTACAAGTTgtttaatatcaatttcaattgataaatgatacttatcaaatgtttttttttttgaaaagttcaGAAAATAAACTCTTGTCAAATTTGTTGACAAGATAATCGCACACACTTCTGGTTTGTGGGTTAATAATAACCATACATGTCATTTAGTTCATCTACACTTTCGATGTATTGATTCACAAATATCAACTTATACGCATTTAAATATATTGAGAGAccaaaattctcaaattttctactttgaaaaaaaatagttaagacACAAAAAGTATTATATTGAAGAATCTTCTGACTCTTCAatacaaattcattaaaatttatttatttttcgcaTCATAACGAATCCGGGATAACCCAACCGGTATTGCCAACTACAAActtaatataatttgtaaacttctggtttacaataatatgtgctTCCGTTGCACTAATATAAGTGTAGTACAAATCAGAGGAAAATAACTTTTCCACAACACTTATTTTCTTCAGAGTATATTTCACcgaataacaaaagaaaaaatcatgcTCTTCAGAAGCCTTCATTAATCATGTAGTTCTTGAGGAACTATATCATAAATGATCAAGATAAATCATTATTTGAGCAATCTTTAATACACTCAAAATGAGCATTCTAAACatgatttgtaaacttctggtttacAATATTACGTGTTTCATATGTTCTTATCTATTTGAAAcaataatgacaaaaaaaaatatatccaagtgaaacaatataataaatattctaaatttatCTTTTGCATTACCATAGATAGAAATATAGATTAACACAAAATTTCTCCAATAAACAAGATTTTATAAATCATACACATTTGTCAGGTGAGTAATAAGGCAACACAAATTGTCAATAAGATATATTTTCAAAGTTTGACATAAGAAAATATGGATATCTCTCATGTAATATTTACGAGATAAAAATCTTGTGGAATAAGGAAGAACAAaatcttaatcaaatatatttttgttcataGAATAAGAGAACAATCTTGGAAgtttatgaaagaaaacaaagcatagaagtttaaaatattacctcaaacaaaaaaaaattatgtactaATTTTCAACTCATCTAAGTTCATACTAGTGGAACTTTATGACTTTGACATGTATCATATCAATAGTAATATCTACTAAATCAACTTCCATAACCACAGTGTTGgatatataaaacaaatagcATGAACCATTCACTTCTGCGAATGACGTTCAATTTATGATGTGACCTTTCACCATTTTAATCAATTCCCACTATTTGTTCAATTACAAATGTGACTAATTATACAAAATATTCTTGAAGATATTCACTTATTTGCTACTTCAGGAGCATATTCGAGTGGTATAGAAATACACATAATGTTTCATATTTTCCCCTtcttttttcattctttcatGTCAAATAGatcttataaatttttatcatgttttgAATGTGTAATTCTTCAAGAACAcacgatcaaatcatcataaatgtTGACCAATAACAATTCTTTCATCAACCAatccttttatttcttcaagAAGCATGTGCCAAATGATCTATATCAAAGTCTTAATTCTTCCGGAACTATATtacacatttatttatttattatacatataatccttcaagaatttttttaacattagtTCTTCGGGAACTATACCGCAATTTTGTACGATCCTACGAGATGCTTGAATATTAAATTTGTGAGCTCTTCAAGAACTATGTCACAAATCttttatttcctaaaaaaatgtcacaaatcTCTCTAAGCAATGATCAAGGATAAACATAATTTTCGCATTCATTCAAGGATTCTTAACATTACATTATTAATTCTTCAGGAATTTATACCAAAAATGTAGATGGTGTTTGAGAATATTACTTTGAATACTCCTTCAAGGATGTTTAAATTTGTGAGTTTTTCAAGAACTATATCacaaatctttaaaataaattgatcaaaataaattcattagtaaaagagaaaattaattaaacagaTTGATCATGTTTATTTGAACTGAGTTTGTTAACTGAGTTCCATATTAACTAAGTtccatatcttttttttttcgtaACTGAACTGGTTCCATCAAAGTCGcttattttgttataagaacTTGATTGCATCATTATTAGTTTGTTAATAGAAAAGCAAATGGTGCTATTTAAATGCAAGAAGAAACACATGTATGATGACATGTccttttaatttaaagaataaagagtataattaattataagatAATTACTACAAAATAAGTGATGCTATTTCGTATGTGATAAGTGTAACACATGATGACTAATGATTAGGtgttcttcaattttaaaaaaatagaagtatACTTCTCATAATTAGTTCAGAAAAATGCTACACGTTAATGTTATAGTTCCATATTTAtcggataaaaaaaaacaagtcaattacttatattatattatacgaTGAGGATTTTAGTACCTCCATACGATGAGGATTCAATTACTCATGCAACCATAACTTTTAAAATGGTAGCTATTCAAATTTCACGATAAATGCACAAACGTacgataataataataaataataaaaattacagTACTTTTGCGATCCTTCAGGGACGTATATTCATTAAATATTTGAGTTCTACAAGAATTATGTGCTAAGTTTGATAAATCATTTGTTCAATCCTTCAAGGATGCGTCACGATTGAATTCATCAAGaatacattaataaaaaattgatttttaagcGATCCTTCGGGGATGCACTAGTATTGAATTCTTCatgaattcaaaaaaattaatttgtatgTGCAATCCTTTAAGGATACATTAGTATAGTGttaattcttcaggaattcaaaagaaaattttgcATTAGTACTACCGTTGAATTCTTCAGAAATTCATtagaattttttgtttatgcAATCCTTCTAGGATGCATTACTTTGAATTCTTTAAGAATTCATTAGAAAAATTGGGTCTTTATGTTCTTCGGAAAGTATCCaacatatttaaacaaaaattggaacttttgaattcttttagaatttataaagaataaaagaacATATCACTATTGAATTCTTCTGGAATCATagagaataaattaaaatgaacataTCACTTTTGACTATTCTTCTTAAATTCATAGAGAATAAAATtgagactttcttttctttttataatataagATCAACCAAATACACAATCATTCAAGAATGCATAAACgttgaattcttcaagaattcaTAAGGAAATAACTAAACATTATTTGTGCAGTTCTTTGGAGATACATTACCTTagaattcttcaagaattcaTTATTAcgttgaattcttcaggaatctCTTATGCAATCCTTCAGGGATGCatgaatattaaattaaaataaataaacactaTATAATTTGCATAATAACAATTATGTATATCTATAAGGTACTTGATTCCAATTGATGGAATTGTAACAGTAACCTATAATAATCGATACATAATCACAAGTTATTTTATATATCCTAATTGACCAAGAGAACACAAACGCATGATTACACCATGAATTCATAAATAATAGCTACATAGATATCACGTAtaccaaatcaaaaagaaagaaaaaagaaaaaaaaaaccatttttgaggcAATCACGTATGTAACTAAATTAAATTGCTaaatccaaatcaaaaagaaagaaaaacaaccaATTTCTGCAGCCACGTATATAACtaaattgctaaaaaaaaacactatgaATTAGTGAAATAGATTATACTAATAGATTTTCAGTTGGTTAGAGcgtgctgataacgtgttatgaaaataagtaaatagagagagtaatagagagaaggagaagaagagagaataggaaCAGTATTCTTATTCAATAATGTGTGTATCtcaatgttacaaatgagctctatttataagaaaatatagtAGCTTATGAACTAAGCCCAATAACCTAGTAGTATGGTCCAATAACACATTTGCTATTTGGACatccactattaatatttataacactcATTAATATTTAGATTGTCCGTTTAGTTTTAAATCTACATACGGTTTTGTCTAAagataaaagttaaaacaaaaatgacgactctttttaaaaaatttgcacttttgtgttttttgcaatttaaatagagtatttgtgttttttttaattagggatccatttttaatatttgacgAGGGTCTCTAAAttgattgttttggttttgcTGATTGTCCATAAGTACTAACTTAATCGATAAATGACCAAAGTTTGAACCTAGATCTCTCATTTATGGTTAGTGTGATTCTTGtatcaaaaataaagaaacattgTCCGGTTTTATGTGTTTGAATAACACACCTCAACACCACCACACTATGCTAACTGTGTTGGGAATCTACCATGGCAGCAAAGCCTGTGTTTTTTCAAAAGAAGTAGTTTTTGGCTTTTTGCAACAAAGACATTGGGTGCTATTACGAATTTAGGCTAGAACTTGTTTTGATATTTGGAGTAATAATCGTGTTTAGATTAACATTATAAGCTAGATTAGCATTTTGAGATCATCATGCAATCCCAATCATAATGAACAAATCATTACAAAAGATAGAAAGCAAAATTCTCCATCTTCTTCACAACACAAAAACCCAAACTCATCTCCCACAAATCCACGCTCATTTCCTCCGCCATGGCCTCCACCATTCCAACCAAATCCTCTCCCACTTCGTCTCCGTTTGCACCTCTCTTCACCAAATTCCTTACGCCACAACCATCTTCAACCATACCCATCACCCCAACATTCTCCTCTTCAACTCCATTATCAAAGCCCATTCTTCATTCCCACCTTTTCATCAATCCTTCCACTTTTTCAACCTCATGAAAATGACCCACAACATTTTACCTGATAACTTCACTTTCCCACCTTTGCTTAAGGCCACTTCATATCTCCGGGACTATGATCTCGGTCAGTGCCTTCATGCACACGTTACTGCACTCGGGTTTTATCGTCATAGTCCAGTTGAAATTGGGTTGCTTGAGGTTTACTCCAACTGTGGGAAAATGGAAGATGCGAACAAGGTGTTCGATGAAATGCTTCATAGAGAAGTTGTAGTTTGGAACATCATGATTAATGGGTTTTGTAAGATGGGTGATTTGGAAATAGGTTTGAAGCTTTTTAAACGGATGGGTCAACGGAGTGTTGTGTCGTGGAATCTTATGATTTCTTGTTTGGCGCAGAGGAAGAAAGACGGGGAAGCTTTTGGGATTTTTCGGGAAATGTTGGAGCAGGGTTTTGAACCGGATGATGCGACGTTGGTTACGGTGCTTCCTGTTTGTGCTCGGTTAGGAGATGTTGATGCTGGTGAATGGATTCATTCGTATGCAGATGGGAAGGGGTTACTGAGAAAAGTGATTTCAGTGGGAAATTCGCTAGTGGATTTTTATTGTAAATGTGGTAACTTAGAAGCTGCGTGGAAGGTTTTTAATGAGATGacgaaaaaaaatgttgtttcttggaatgcaatgaTATCTGGTTTGGGTCTGAATGGGAAAGGTGAACTTGGGGTTGAATTGTTTGAAAAGATGGCGAGAAAAGGAGTGACCCCTTCTGATTCTActtttgttggtgttttggcGTGTTGTGCTCATGCGGGTTTCGTCGATAAAGGGAGAGAAATTTTTGATTCTATGACTGTTAAATTTAAGCTTTCACCGAAACTGGAGCATTATGGGTGTGTTGTTGACTTACTTGGGCGTTGTGGGCATGTGAAGGAAGCTTATGACTTGATTAGAAATATGCCCTTGATGCCAAATGCTGCCTTGTGGGGTGCTTTGCTTAGTGCTTGTCGTACTCATGGTGATAGGGAAGTTGCTGAAATTGCAGCAAAAGAGCTTGTTCGTCTTGAACCGGGGAATTCTGGAAACTATGTGTTATTATCAAATGTTTATGCAGAAGAACGGAAATGGAATGAAGTTGAGAAAGTTAGAGTGTTGATGCAAGGAGTTGGCATCAAGAAAAATCCAGGGCAGAGTGCTCTACAGGATAGTCACAGGAAATAACTGTCTTTTATTTGAGAGACTGAAAATGTTGTGTCATGGAGATTGGAGGATGCCTCCAATTTCATGATGTATGAGTATTTCAAAACAGATAGCACTTGAGCGAATTCTAACATTTTATggttttgaattgaaaagatGCCAGTGGTCTGATTATGTCAAATATTGTGTGCAGACTGCAGTGATTGGCTCGGGGCAAGAGCACGCCATATATATGTACTTCATCATGTAGCAATATTTACTCTATTGAGATGCAAATTTTGTGCTCATTAGATAAAGGAGAATCCATGTATGTGGCATGAAGTGAATCACAAGCCTGATTTTTCTTATTCCAACGGAGTAACATATGAAATACTGTCTAAACATATTAACTACTCTTTTCTGTCCGATTACTATCTGTTAAATTTATTGCTAATTCTTGAGGGCCACACCCACTGTGTAACATATTTATATACTTAGTTGAAATATTTCTTCATTCAAATTGGAATTTTGGATCAGATTATATGGTACCAAACAGACTTACAGAGTACACTAAAAGACAACAGCATTCATCTTCCAAACTAGTTAGGAACATGTCGCTCTACGGTTAAAAACTCACAAAGATAAAAGAGTATCTGTTTCTTACTGCTAGTACATTATGCCACGCAGTCACATTAAATAAACTGCTGTGGCTGCCGCAATGAAGAGATAGCATCTAATCAAAATAGGTACCTCCCGAGCATTGTTTGTCTCTCCTCCAATGTAACCTTCCAAATTGAAGTTCCCTATACAAGATTTACATTTTAttcaatcaaaaaaaaaaaaaaaagatgttcaatttcaaatttcaatctgTAGAAAATTAAATCAGCAGTGCCCTGACCTCTTTGTCTAGAGTAGCTGCAGCCAGAATTTAGTGCATATCTCATTTGTTGTACGGTTGCTTTGTTGTAGAATATGAAATTGGAGAGCATGTTGTCAATGCATTCAAGCACTAGCTGTGTTTCAATGAGACATGGTCCACTACAGAAAAAATCAGTGGCCTCTGGTGGCACCCTAATATTCCCAGATGGGTTTAATCTATATGCATCATCACACCCAGCATAAATCTGTGAAGGAAGGATTCAAAAACAgccaaaataaatataagaaaagaatATCTCATTCATCAACAAATGCCATTAAATGTTGGTCACTTACGAGCTTATTTTCAAAGCATGATAAAGCCTTTACTATGTCTTGCCCTCCATCCAGCTCACCCTCTGCAGCCACTGTTCAATTTCACATATATATGAAATGATATTGTACATGTTAGAATGCATAAGTAGCTGATAGATTAAACCAGAGCTAGGGGATTTCATTGAAGCCATAGAAAAAGAATAAACCACCAAATTAACTTGAATATTTATCAAAATTCCGTCCCAAATGATCAATGGAATCACAAAATGTTAATCAAGTTCGTCCCTCTACCATGATCTATTTTCAAATGCATCCCTAACACTATTCATTCAGT is from Medicago truncatula cultivar Jemalong A17 chromosome 1, MtrunA17r5.0-ANR, whole genome shotgun sequence and encodes:
- the LOC11407190 gene encoding pentatricopeptide repeat-containing protein At1g09190, yielding MNKSLQKIESKILHLLHNTKTQTHLPQIHAHFLRHGLHHSNQILSHFVSVCTSLHQIPYATTIFNHTHHPNILLFNSIIKAHSSFPPFHQSFHFFNLMKMTHNILPDNFTFPPLLKATSYLRDYDLGQCLHAHVTALGFYRHSPVEIGLLEVYSNCGKMEDANKVFDEMLHREVVVWNIMINGFCKMGDLEIGLKLFKRMGQRSVVSWNLMISCLAQRKKDGEAFGIFREMLEQGFEPDDATLVTVLPVCARLGDVDAGEWIHSYADGKGLLRKVISVGNSLVDFYCKCGNLEAAWKVFNEMTKKNVVSWNAMISGLGLNGKGELGVELFEKMARKGVTPSDSTFVGVLACCAHAGFVDKGREIFDSMTVKFKLSPKLEHYGCVVDLLGRCGHVKEAYDLIRNMPLMPNAALWGALLSACRTHGDREVAEIAAKELVRLEPGNSGNYVLLSNVYAEERKWNEVEKVRVLMQGVGIKKNPGQSALQDSHRK
- the LOC11412322 gene encoding uncharacterized protein, with translation MAFALILKANLLITALIFIAIFFCYSVAAEGELDGGQDIVKALSCFENKLIYAGCDDAYRLNPSGNIRVPPEATDFFCSGPCLIETQLVLECIDNMLSNFIFYNKATVQQMRYALNSGCSYSRQRGNFNLEGYIGGETNNAREVPILIRCYLFIAAATAVYLM